Sequence from the Heliomicrobium undosum genome:
GACAGCAGATAACTGCCGAGACCCCGGCCGCCGATAAACTTTTTCGCCACGTCCACATCCAAGGGTTCGCACTTGATCGTTTTTTCCGAAAGATTGATGCGAAGCACCGTGCCCACGTAGGCGTTCATGAAAAGCCCTCCTTTTGTGTAGTCAGTAGTTCAATAAACGCCGGTTTTGGCGCTTGTCCTCATCGTTCGTTCGCACAAAGATAAACTTGATATCGCTATCACTTGATTCAAATAATTTGACAAGTTCACGCAAATCCCTGCCTGCAATGTGAAAAAAGTTAAAAAATTTTGGAAATATGCTTTTTTGTGCATATTTGAAACCCTCGATTCAGCTTTAATTCGTAATAGATACCATCAATTGAATTAAAAAAAATCAGACAGGACCAGAGAGACCTGCCGATTCGTTGAGGCTATTTCTTTTGATCACAGCTTTTCTCTTACTTCCTCGTCGCTCGAAAATGACCGCCGCGAATGGTCCGCGTGTCCAACACGGTGATGAAGGCGTTGGCGTCCCAGTCCCGGATCAACTTCTCCAATTCCTTCAACCTTTTTCGCTCAAAGACAATGTTGAGGGTGTGATGGCAACCGTCGCGGCCCTGACAGGGAAAGAGCGTCAAGCCGAAGCCTCGACCCCGCAGGGAGTCAGTGAAGGAAAAGGGCTCCTCCATGGTGATTACCTGCATCGTCAAAAAGCCGAAGGCCAGCTTCTCTTCGATCCAGATGCCGACGACATTCCCGGCGGCGAAGCCCAGGGCATAAAAGATGAGGCTGACGGGATCGTCCAGGGTGTTGATCAGGTATTTGAGCACCGTTATGTACACCAGCACTTCCACAGTCCCGAAGGCGGCGGCCCAGGCCTTGTTTCCGCGCATGGCCATCAGCGTCCGCAAGGTCATCATGGAGACATCCAAAATGCGAGCAAAAAAAACGACGAAATAACCCACGATCAGTTCAATAGTCAATTGTCTCCCCCCTTGCCCAACCCATGTTGAATGAAGTCCAGATAGCGCTCATAGTCGCTGAGCAACTCTTCATAGTCTACCGCTGTCCGGTCATAGGGAATGATCCGGTCAAAGTGGTTCAGCAGATAAGACAGCAACTTGTGAATCAACGCCGGCGGAAAATCGCCGCGCAACTCCCCACGGGCGATCGCGCCTTCGATGAGGGGGCGCAGGTAATCCTCCGCGCCCTGGCCGAGCTTTTCCCAGACGTAGGCTTTGACATCCTTGTTCTTCTCTACAATAAATCGTTGGCCCAGTTGCGCATATTGGGGGTACTCCCGGGCAAAGAGCAAGGCAATTTTCCCCTGCTGTTTCAACAATTCGAAAAACCCCTTCCCCGCCAGCGCATCAGGGTGGGCCGCCTGCCACTGTTGGAAGAAGTCCACCTTGGCCCGGGAGACCTCCGCCATCAGGGAGAGATAAAGTTCCAGTTTGTCTTCGTAATGATGGTAGAAGCTTCCCTTGCTGACACCGGCCTGCTTGATGATGCGGTTTAGCGACGCCTCATCATACTCGTACGCGGTGAATTCGTCGAGGGCGGCCTCCAGCAGGGCCTGCTTTTTTTCAAAATGGCTTTCTATCACGTCTCGTTCCTTCTCTCTCACGCTATCGCAAGCGCAACCGTTGCTTCAGCATCGGCAGCAACAGCAGCAGCGGCAATGCATTCATGACCAGCGTCACCATGAAAAGGCCGGCAAACTGCGTCTGCCCGTCGACCAGCAAGGCCTTCAAGAGCCGGTAAATCCAATAGTGCGGGAAGGGGTAAAAAAGCCACTGCCATCCTGCGGCGGCGAAATAGGCCACGACAGCAGTGATGCGGCCACAGAATAGACAAGGGTCAGCAGGCTCTATCCGCGCCGTCGCCGGATCCAGGCCGGAAGTAGGCTCGTCCAGGAAGAGATAATCGGGGCGGTTGAGGAGGGAACGGGCAAAGACGAGCCGCTGTTTCATCCCCTTGGAGTAGGCGCCGACCCGCATGTCCATGGCCTCGCCGAGCCCCACCCGTTCCAACAGCCGCCGGGGGTCGATAGACAATCGTCACGAGGCGAATGTAGCGAGGCGATGCCGCATGGTAGAGGTCTGCTCACCTGAAACGAGACCGGATAAACCACTCGGTCTAGACCACATGGTCTATCATATGCCTGTTACATCCATTTGTCAAAGCGGGCACAATCATAAGCGTGCCTACCCTTTCTGTTGAAAAGAAGAACCGTCCCAGCTTTTTTAGCGTGGAAACGGTTCTTCGCAATGATATTACACCAGTGTCTAGCTCACCACATTGACGGGCGTACCCTTCAAGAAGGCCTCGATATTGCCGGCCATCAACTGGAACAGCCGCTGCCGCGACTCTAGGCGCTGCCAGCCGATATGGGGGGTGAGGACTAGGTTGTCCAGCGTGAACAGGGGGCTGTCCGGCGACAAGGGCTCCACTTCCTGCACATCCAGGGCTGCGCCAGCGATCTTACCCTGCTGCAGCGCCTCGATCAGGTCCGTTTCCTTGACGAGGGGACCCCGGGAGGTGTTGACGAGATAGGCCGTCGGCTTCATCAGGCTCAATCGCTCTTTGTTGATCAGGTGCCGTGTTTCCGGCATGAGGGGGCAATGGAGGGTGACAAAATCGCTCTGCCGGAGCAGGTCCTCCAGGCTGGCCGATTGGATCCGGGGGTTGCCCCAATCGCGCGGCATGGGGTCGTAGACGAGGACATTCATCCCCAGCGCCACGGCCACCTTCATCACTTCCCGGCCGATGGCGCCGCCGCCGATGACGCCGAGGGTCTTCCCGTTCACCTCGAAGTGTGGCACGGTCAGGTGTGTTGTGAAGTTGATGTAATTCTTCTGGCTGAGCATGATCTGCTGGCGCGACAGGGAGGAACTGTGGTTCAAGATGAAGGTGATGGCCAGGTGAGCGACGCCTTCGGTGCTGTAGCCGGGAACGTTGCACACGGTGATGCCCTTTTCCCTGGCGGCGGCCAGGTCGATGTTGTTAAAGCCGGTTCCGGCTTCACAGATCAATTTAACCGATGGGGGGAATTGCTCGATGAGGTCTCTCCCCACGGGCAGCTCCTTGGTGATGGCGATGTCCTGGCCTTGCAACCGTTCGATGATCTCTTCCGGGTTGCTGCTGTCATAGGCGGTGACGGTGGTCAGCGCCGAGATCGGGGACAGGTCAATCTTGTGGTCGTAGTTCAACTTCGCCAGGTTGAGGATGACTGTCTTCTTCATAGTGACCCCCCTGAGTGATTTTGTGAATGCTATTTTTAGTATAAAACTGCCTGAAGGAGCTGTCAATTTACCCAGCAACCCTATCATTAGTGATAATTTTCCCTTGAGCGGTTCGATTATCCCTCGAAAAAACTGCCGCCGCGCCAGTGAAGCATGGCGCGGCGGCAGCCCCGTCATTGCATCGAACCATCGACAGCGTTGTATTCCACCGCGATGACTTCCAACCGAAACCACTCAAAGTCGCCTGCGCTCAACCTCCATGTCACGGACGACTTGTTCGGGATCCGGATCCCGTTCTTTTCCTCGTGCTCTGTCGAATTGATCGACCACTTTTCCAGGCTGTACGTCCCGTCCTTCTCCATGTACCGATCGGCGAGGAAGGAAACCACGTCCCCGTTGTCGTTAAATCCAAAAAGACCTGTCTCCGTTGTTCCGCCGTAACGCATGGTCGCTTTGGCGGTGTGGTCGTCTACCGCTTCCCACTGTATGTAGTCATTCAGCGCCGCCGACGGGTACCAGACCATCTCCGCCAGGAAACGCACCATCGACCCCTGATTCATTTCCTCGCCTCTGGCGTTGGCCACCGGCACGAGCCCCAATAGCTTAATCACCATCTCCCCTGAGCCATCGATATACTTGTCCCTTCCCAGCAAAGAGATGAAGGGCGCCGCCTGGACGTTCGCCTTCCAGATGAACCGGGGCTGCGCGGTGGTAACATACTGTTCCGCCTCGACAGGCATCCAAGCGCCTTCCGGAGAGGTTCGCATCGCCCCACGCTGTTTCAACCGAACCGTCTGGATGCGTTCCTTCCCCACCACCTGGGCCTTTTCCAGCCATTTTTGCACGGGCCCAGGCAACCGCTCCAGATCCGCTTTCTGTACGACCCCGCCTCGGCTTGCGACGCTGGATTGGAGCAGTTCGGTCACCTCACTTTTCACCATCTGGTTGAACTGGATCTTCGACACAAATGCAACTGCGAAGACAAGAACGAGCGCAATCGCAAGCAGACCCACCAACCCACGCAGGACCGCCATCATCGTTTTCACTCCTTCCTATGCGTACTTTGTGTGTAAATACGGCTACCGGAGGTTCATTCATTCACGAAATCGGCGGTGAAACCGACGGCGCCACCATCTCCTGCTGGCGCCGCATAGCGATCCGCCCCTTAGCGCGGCTGATGATAAAGGACAGGATGACGACGGAGAGGACAGAGAAAAAGCCTTTTGCCAATCCCACCGTGTAGAGGCCGGACAAAACGATCAGCGTGTCGATAACAAAGGTGCTCTTGCCGGGATCCCAACCGAACTGTTTATGGAGATAGATGACGAGAATGTTGACGCCGCCCAGGGATGAGCCGTTGATGAAGAGGTAGGCCAGGCCCAAACCAACAAGGATGCCGCCGAAGAGGGCGCCGGCCCAATCGGGGACGAAAAAATCCGGCAGCAGCCGGTCGACCATGGTGATCGATGACAAGATGCCCGTGGCCAACAAGGTCTTCAGTGTAAAGCTCCAGCCCATGCGCAGGATTGAGAGGATGTAAAAGGGGATGTTGACAGAGAGGTAAACCACGGAAAAGGAAGCGCCCAGAAGATAGGACAGGCTCAGGGCGAGCCCGGGAGTGCCGCCGGTCACCAGATGGGCGTGCTTGAGCAAAATAATGCCGGCGCCGGCGACGACGCAGCCGAGCAGGATGTGTAACAGGTTTTTCATCTCAGGCGCTCCTGTCTGATGCGATAGGCTCGTTCGCGCGCGCTTCGCCGGACAATGCCTTTACTTTTGTATATCACAGCGGTATGGTAATAGGCAAGTAAAAGGAAGGAATGGTAACAGATGACGGAACGCAGGGAACTGAAGACGGAACTGAGGACGGAACCGAAGACAGAACCGGGTACTCTGGATAAAACACAGGAAGAGACCCCTATCGATTCCTCCCAATACCGGCAGCTGTTTATGGAACGGGACGCCTTGGCCCGACACCTGGGCATCTCCCTGGACGAGGTGGGACCGGGCTTCGCCAGAGCCAGCCTGCGCGTCACCCCGCCGCTGTTGAATGGCAAGGGTGTCACCCACGGCGGCGCCATCTTCACCCTCGCCGACATCGTCTTCGCAGCGGCCAGCAACATCCACGGACCGACGGCGCTGGGGCTGAACGTCAACATCAGTTACATGAAGGCCACCTTCGAGGGCCAAACCCTCACCGCCGTCGCCAGGGAACACAAGAAGACGCGCAAGGTCGGTTTTTACCGGATGGAGGTCCTTGACGAGGAAGAGGATCTGGTGGCGGTGGCGGAGGGGATCGTCTACCGGAAGTAAGGCCATCCACCTCTTTTCGTTGCCTCCATACAATTTTTTTGTTGCGCCCATCGGCCTGATTTTGACCTATCGCTTTATCTCTCCCCCGCACGAAGTGGATTCCCCATGTTCGGCTTCCCATCCACCGCTCTTTAGTAGACGATTTTCTAAAATGCTTGAATGATCATAGACATTACAGTATTATGTCTATGAAAGATTTATCTGGCGACGTACTTCTCTGGCGCGAGACGAGAATCGAACAAGGAGACCAACAAGCACGGGAAAGAGGAAAAGCTTATGACATCAGCACAACCACTCGTTCCGACCCGCCTGCCGGCGAATGGTCAGGACGTGTTCAACTACCTGGCCGGCGAATACGCCTCGAATCACCAGATCCACTTGGTAATCACCTTTGAAGCACACCTCGACGCCGGTATCCTGGCAGCAGCCATCCGGCACATCATGGACGCAGAACCGGTGCTGGGCTGCCGGTTTGTGGAACACCCGCAAGCAGCCTACTGGGAACGCCGACAAGATCTGGACGCATTGAACCTTTGTCCCGTCGTCGAAACGGTGCAGCCGGAGGAAGACCTGCGTGCGTTCATCGCCCAAGCGACCGATTCCCGCCATGATTTGCAGTTGCAGGCGAAAATCTTCCGTGAGCAGGACCGGGACCTTTTATGCCTCAAAGTGGACCACGCCTCCGTCGACGGCGGCGGCGTGAAGACCTGCGCATCCCTGCTCTCTCGCCTGTATTCCCTGCTGTGTGAAGGACAGCGCCCCACCCTTTCCGATCAAATCCCGCGCCGGGACGTGGAACCCTATCTGGAGAAACTCGGCATCAAAGACCCTCGCCAGGCCTGGGATCCGACGAAAATGCCCCCGCCGCCGACTTGGTCCTTCCCCTCTCGGCAACAGCAAAACCGCGAGCCCTTTTTCCTGACCCGCTCATTCGGCGCCGCCCAGTTTCAGGCTTTAAAAGGGTACGCAAAAGGGCGTGGCGCAACGATCAACGACCTGTTGCTGACCGCATGCTACCGCGCCCTTTTTGCCCTCACCGGGACCCCGGAACACCAACCCCAGCCGCTCCGCCTGACTGTTGACCTCCGTGACCGCATGCCGGAAGGCAACCGCCCTGTCGCCGCCAATGTCTCTTCCGCTTTTGACGCGCTGTTCCCCTTCGTCGCTGGCGAATCTTTTTTCGATACCCTCGCGCGTCTCAGCCGGCAGATCGCGCTCATGAAACAAAGCCAGGCCGAAGTCCCGATCGCCCTCTTGTTCGAACTGTTCGGCATGATGCCCTTCACAGAGACGAAAGGTTGGTTTGACCGTTCTCGCAACCAGGTGCTTGACACGAAACATGCCACGCCCCACCTCTCGAACATCGGTATCATCGAACCGCTGGCCTTCGGGCCCCATACCGCCAGCCAAGCCTATGTGGTCACCCCCGCCATGTTTGCGCCAGGTTTTATGCTCGGGGTGAGCACCTATCAACAGGTCATGACACTGGTTGTTCACGCCTACGCCTCCGATGTGGACAAAAGAGACATGCAGGACTTCCTGGATAAGATAGTGGAAGATTTGCTCCCCTCGACGACATGATATCGGCGCCGTCAGGAGCTTGCTACACATCGGGCGTCCAATGCGGCGCTTGATGGGGCGACGCCGCTGCACCTTTAGGCGTTACACCTTGATCTGATGGATCACCGTCTGAAGATCCTGCGCCATCTTAGCCAGGCTCTCGCTGGAAGCGGCGATCTCCTCCATGGAGGCCGACTGCTCCTGCGTCGCCGCCGACACTGTCTGCGTCTGCCCGGCCACGTCCTTGCTCAGCCTGTCGATGGACCGGACCGCCTGCACGATCTGCTCGCTGCCGCCCGCCATCTGTTGGATCGCCGCCGAGATCTCCTGCACCTGACCGGTCACCTGATTGATCAGGCTAACGATCTCGCGGAAGGCATTGCCGGCCCCGTTGACAACCTCCGTTCCGACCTTGACCTCCCTGGCGCCCTTGTCCATGGCTTCAACCGCCCTGCCCGTGTCCGCCTGGATCCGGCCGATCAGATCGGCAATCTGCCTGGCCGCGTCCTGCGACTGTTCGGCCAGTTTGCGCACCTCCTCGGCGACAACGGCGAAGCCGCGGCCCTGCTCTCCGGCGCGCGCCGCTTCGATGGCCGCGTTGAGCGCCAGCAGGTTGGTTTGCCCGGCAATACCGGAGATGGTGTCGATGATCTGCCCGATCGCCGCAGAGCGCTCGCCCAGTTCCGCGACGACACGGGCCGAGAAGCCGACCGTCTGCTCGATGTTCGCCATCTGGCCGATCGCCGCTGCAACGGCCTTGCCGCCGTGGTCAGCAGCGGATGCCGTCTTCTGGGCCGTTCCCGCCACCAGACTGGCGTTCGTCGATATCTCTTGAATGCCCGCCGACATCTGCTCGATGACCGCCATGGCATCATTGACGGCACTGACCTGTTCTTCCGTGCTTGCCGCCACTTCCGTAATCGATGCGGCAACCTGGTTGGTCGTCAGCGCTGACTGTTCCGAACTGGCTGTCAACTCCTCGGAGGCGGCGGCAACCTGTTCCGCCGAGCCGCCGACACTCCGGATGATTGAACGGACCTGCTCCGTAAAATCATTTAGACCCCTGGCCAGTTCCCCCACTTCATCAGAGGACGAAACAGAAACTTTCTGTATGGTGATGTAACCGTCATCATCCCTAGCGATGCTGTTCAGCATCTCCCGCAGCGGCTGGACGATGATTCGAGAGATTGTCCAGGCGATCCAGGCGCCGAAGACGAGGGCAAACAGGGTAACACCGATGGTGATCCGATCGAAGGAGGCCGCCATCGCATCAGTGCTTCGCTTCAGTTCTTCGGCCGTCTTTTCATTATAATCGACCAAGTCCCGGATATAGGCATTCGCCTGGACAAGACGAGGCATGGCCTTTTCAATAAAATAGGCATGGGCTTCCTGCTTCTTGCCGGACAAAGCGAGCGCGACGGCCCTTTCCCGTTCCGCGCCGTAGCGTTTGATCTCCTCCTGCAACTTGGGCAGGATGTCCCGCTCGTAATCGTCAAGCTTCGTATTTCCATAATCGGCTAAGTGCTTATCCGTCTGCATCGTACGCTTTTCAATATCTTCCAATAAATCTTTTTGCTGCTGCGGACTCAACGGAGCGAGAATCAGTTGCCAGGCGTTCGCTTCGATGGCCCGAAAATAGGCCCGGGAAGTATTCAGCCATTGAATCGGCAACAACCGGTCGTTATATAACTCCTGCGCTTGGTTCGCCATCTGATGACCGGCCAAGTATCCGGTAGAACCGATCCCCAGCATGAAAACAAGCAAAACGACTGCGAGGCTAGCGACTTTTTTTGCTACCTTCCAATCCCGAAACCATTGCAAGAACAACGCCTCCCCTTGGTATCACTAAATCGCTATTGCCGCTGTCGAACTTTTTCGACATTTTTCTGTTTTTTCCTGCGTTACCGCAGGTCGCCTGCCGTGGAATTCTTCTCTATCGCCTTCTTTCCATCACGAGATGCCGCTCAACCGCCAAATAAGGCTATTATGGAAAAACAAGGTGAAATACGGCCAAATGAAATCAAAGAGGTCAAATGAGATAAATTAGGTCAAACGAGGGCGTACCATGAAAAAACGAACAATTCCCTACGACGTTATCATCGTCGGCGCCGGATTCGGCGGTCTTACTGCCGCTGCTTGTCTGGCCCACAAAGGACAACGCGTCCTCCTCTGTGAGCGCTCGGGAGAACTGGGCGGCTGCGCCGGAAGGTTTGAACGGGGCGGCTACCGTTTTGCCAGCGGGGCAACCGTCGGGATGGGCTTCGAGCCAGGCGGGGTTCTCCATGATCTTTACAGCCGGTTGCGCATCCCCTTACCGGAATGGAAAGAACCGCCGGTGATCATGGATATCCATCTCCCCGACGGTGCTTTTCCCTACTGGCGCTCGAAAGCGAACTGGTATGTAGAGGCGGCCCGCCAGTTCCCTACGGAAAGCGCGCGCGTCATCGCTTTTTTTGAAGAGGCCTTTCAGGTCGCCCGCTTGCTCGAACCGGTCATCCGGAGGCGGCCCCTCTTCCCGCCAACAGACGCCGCAACGGCCGTCCGGTTGCTCTCGCTGGCCGACAGTCAAACCGTCCGCTTATTGCCCTTTCTCACGAGCACGATCGCCGACAGGCTGAAACGTTTCGACCTGGAGAAAGCCCGGCGCTTTCTCTGTTTTTTAAACGGCCAACTCATCGACAGCGTCCAGACGACAGCCGAACAGTGTCCCGCCTTTTTGGGCTATGCCGCACTCTCCACCTTCCACCGGGGCGCCTTCGCCATCCGAGGCGGTCTCGCCTCGGTGGCTGAGGACTTGGCCCGCTCCATCATCGGAGATGGCGGCGAGATTCGAAGACACTGTGACATTCGGACCGTCGAACGAAGGGCCGCCGGCTGGCTGGCGACAAACCAATACGGCGAAGGGTTTGTGGGAAAAAAACTGGTCCTGAACAACTCACTGCACAGCCTCCACCGACTTCTCCCGGAAGGGCTCAGAAAAGCCGTCGCCGTCGATGCGGCGCACGAACAACGCCGACCGGCCTGGGGCGCTTTCGTCCTCTATCTGGGCTGCAATGATGAGGGCAACTTGCCCGGCAGCGGTATGGTCCATCAAAATAGCACCCCAGACAGCCGTCTCTTTCATCAATTCATCGGATCCTACGACCTCCCGCCAACAGAAGGAAATCAGTTCCTGCTCTCCCTCTCCTCGCCGGAGGATCGGCTGTTCGCACCGGCGGGGAAACGATCGATCACCATTTCCACCCATACCGCCGTGGCCCAGTGGTGGGAACCCAGTCGCTATGATAGCTTGAAGGCAGCGTACCAGCAGCGAATCCTCGATACGGTGGCCAGAAGCTTTCCCGGTTTTCCGGCGACTATCGAACAGGTCCTGCCGGGGACACCGGTCACCTGGGAGCGCTTCACCGGTCGCCATCAGGGCAAGGTCGGCGGCTACATCCCCACCGGTCCCTTCAGTTGGCTGCACAACTATCCTGTCCGCTCCGGTCTGTCCGATCTCTGGTTCTGCGGCGATACGGTCTTTCCCGGCGCCGGGACCTTGGGGACAGCCTTGTCAGGGATGACCGTGGCCGATCAGATGACGGGGTAAGTGGTTCTCCGGTCTCAGGTCACGTTGCCATCGTAAAGAACCGCATGTTCGACAATCATCCTGTTGCCTTACCCACACGCAACCGATTATGTTACTATGACATATAGTAGCATCAATTCGATTAAGGCGGCGATAGGATGGGCTCCCCCTGGTTTGTCTTTCACAACAATATGCTTCTCGTGAGAGAAGCGGAGGATAAGGTCGAAATCCCTACCCAAGGGGATATTGACGCCATGAATGTAGAACTTACCGGTGTCACCCCGATCGGTCTGTCTGACAGAAATGATGGTTTCGTGGCGGCGCTCGGTGACGCAGCGCAGCCACCCGGCTTTTCCTTTACAG
This genomic interval carries:
- a CDS encoding DUF2179 domain-containing protein, whose translation is MTIELIVGYFVVFFARILDVSMMTLRTLMAMRGNKAWAAAFGTVEVLVYITVLKYLINTLDDPVSLIFYALGFAAGNVVGIWIEEKLAFGFLTMQVITMEEPFSFTDSLRGRGFGLTLFPCQGRDGCHHTLNIVFERKRLKELEKLIRDWDANAFITVLDTRTIRGGHFRATRK
- a CDS encoding TetR/AcrR family transcriptional regulator; translated protein: MIESHFEKKQALLEAALDEFTAYEYDEASLNRIIKQAGVSKGSFYHHYEDKLELYLSLMAEVSRAKVDFFQQWQAAHPDALAGKGFFELLKQQGKIALLFAREYPQYAQLGQRFIVEKNKDVKAYVWEKLGQGAEDYLRPLIEGAIARGELRGDFPPALIHKLLSYLLNHFDRIIPYDRTAVDYEELLSDYERYLDFIQHGLGKGGDN
- a CDS encoding NAD(P)-dependent oxidoreductase; translation: MKKTVILNLAKLNYDHKIDLSPISALTTVTAYDSSNPEEIIERLQGQDIAITKELPVGRDLIEQFPPSVKLICEAGTGFNNIDLAAAREKGITVCNVPGYSTEGVAHLAITFILNHSSSLSRQQIMLSQKNYINFTTHLTVPHFEVNGKTLGVIGGGAIGREVMKVAVALGMNVLVYDPMPRDWGNPRIQSASLEDLLRQSDFVTLHCPLMPETRHLINKERLSLMKPTAYLVNTSRGPLVKETDLIEALQQGKIAGAALDVQEVEPLSPDSPLFTLDNLVLTPHIGWQRLESRQRLFQLMAGNIEAFLKGTPVNVVS
- a CDS encoding DUF6544 family protein, translated to MMAVLRGLVGLLAIALVLVFAVAFVSKIQFNQMVKSEVTELLQSSVASRGGVVQKADLERLPGPVQKWLEKAQVVGKERIQTVRLKQRGAMRTSPEGAWMPVEAEQYVTTAQPRFIWKANVQAAPFISLLGRDKYIDGSGEMVIKLLGLVPVANARGEEMNQGSMVRFLAEMVWYPSAALNDYIQWEAVDDHTAKATMRYGGTTETGLFGFNDNGDVVSFLADRYMEKDGTYSLEKWSINSTEHEEKNGIRIPNKSSVTWRLSAGDFEWFRLEVIAVEYNAVDGSMQ
- a CDS encoding YitT family protein, with protein sequence MKNLLHILLGCVVAGAGIILLKHAHLVTGGTPGLALSLSYLLGASFSVVYLSVNIPFYILSILRMGWSFTLKTLLATGILSSITMVDRLLPDFFVPDWAGALFGGILVGLGLAYLFINGSSLGGVNILVIYLHKQFGWDPGKSTFVIDTLIVLSGLYTVGLAKGFFSVLSVVILSFIISRAKGRIAMRRQQEMVAPSVSPPIS
- a CDS encoding PaaI family thioesterase translates to MTERRELKTELRTEPKTEPGTLDKTQEETPIDSSQYRQLFMERDALARHLGISLDEVGPGFARASLRVTPPLLNGKGVTHGGAIFTLADIVFAAASNIHGPTALGLNVNISYMKATFEGQTLTAVAREHKKTRKVGFYRMEVLDEEEDLVAVAEGIVYRK
- a CDS encoding condensation domain-containing protein, with the protein product MTSAQPLVPTRLPANGQDVFNYLAGEYASNHQIHLVITFEAHLDAGILAAAIRHIMDAEPVLGCRFVEHPQAAYWERRQDLDALNLCPVVETVQPEEDLRAFIAQATDSRHDLQLQAKIFREQDRDLLCLKVDHASVDGGGVKTCASLLSRLYSLLCEGQRPTLSDQIPRRDVEPYLEKLGIKDPRQAWDPTKMPPPPTWSFPSRQQQNREPFFLTRSFGAAQFQALKGYAKGRGATINDLLLTACYRALFALTGTPEHQPQPLRLTVDLRDRMPEGNRPVAANVSSAFDALFPFVAGESFFDTLARLSRQIALMKQSQAEVPIALLFELFGMMPFTETKGWFDRSRNQVLDTKHATPHLSNIGIIEPLAFGPHTASQAYVVTPAMFAPGFMLGVSTYQQVMTLVVHAYASDVDKRDMQDFLDKIVEDLLPSTT
- a CDS encoding methyl-accepting chemotaxis protein; this translates as MQWFRDWKVAKKVASLAVVLLVFMLGIGSTGYLAGHQMANQAQELYNDRLLPIQWLNTSRAYFRAIEANAWQLILAPLSPQQQKDLLEDIEKRTMQTDKHLADYGNTKLDDYERDILPKLQEEIKRYGAERERAVALALSGKKQEAHAYFIEKAMPRLVQANAYIRDLVDYNEKTAEELKRSTDAMAASFDRITIGVTLFALVFGAWIAWTISRIIVQPLREMLNSIARDDDGYITIQKVSVSSSDEVGELARGLNDFTEQVRSIIRSVGGSAEQVAAASEELTASSEQSALTTNQVAASITEVAASTEEQVSAVNDAMAVIEQMSAGIQEISTNASLVAGTAQKTASAADHGGKAVAAAIGQMANIEQTVGFSARVVAELGERSAAIGQIIDTISGIAGQTNLLALNAAIEAARAGEQGRGFAVVAEEVRKLAEQSQDAARQIADLIGRIQADTGRAVEAMDKGAREVKVGTEVVNGAGNAFREIVSLINQVTGQVQEISAAIQQMAGGSEQIVQAVRSIDRLSKDVAGQTQTVSAATQEQSASMEEIAASSESLAKMAQDLQTVIHQIKV
- a CDS encoding phytoene desaturase family protein, producing MKKRTIPYDVIIVGAGFGGLTAAACLAHKGQRVLLCERSGELGGCAGRFERGGYRFASGATVGMGFEPGGVLHDLYSRLRIPLPEWKEPPVIMDIHLPDGAFPYWRSKANWYVEAARQFPTESARVIAFFEEAFQVARLLEPVIRRRPLFPPTDAATAVRLLSLADSQTVRLLPFLTSTIADRLKRFDLEKARRFLCFLNGQLIDSVQTTAEQCPAFLGYAALSTFHRGAFAIRGGLASVAEDLARSIIGDGGEIRRHCDIRTVERRAAGWLATNQYGEGFVGKKLVLNNSLHSLHRLLPEGLRKAVAVDAAHEQRRPAWGAFVLYLGCNDEGNLPGSGMVHQNSTPDSRLFHQFIGSYDLPPTEGNQFLLSLSSPEDRLFAPAGKRSITISTHTAVAQWWEPSRYDSLKAAYQQRILDTVARSFPGFPATIEQVLPGTPVTWERFTGRHQGKVGGYIPTGPFSWLHNYPVRSGLSDLWFCGDTVFPGAGTLGTALSGMTVADQMTG